In one Erythrobacteraceae bacterium WH01K genomic region, the following are encoded:
- a CDS encoding HWE histidine kinase domain-containing protein produces the protein MIQRYPKVDLTNCDREPIHLIGCIQPFGALLAFADDWTVSNASANAGEMLGKDGPVALGTPLRQVMTEEVFARLRTMSASISGDIVERIFGVDLTGNGKLFDVAVHDSASTIVVEFEPHSDNDVSGPSSLRPLLSRFEKKAKLQDLLEEGTRQVRDILGYDRVMLYRFHPDGSGEVVAEERHSQVDSFLGLRYPTSDIPQQARALMVRNRFRVIADMEAEEVPVLPERSVDGAVLDLSMSVLRAHSKMHVEYMRNMNVRASLTISLVIDGQLWGMFSCHHMTPRLPGFDQRTMAELFSELFSLSVERLLNAEARGVQTLGDDLRQRLLRSVADGGNLSEQLFALRQPINKAIPHDGIAYFVDGEYRLEGYGPNEEEFRAILPALNASNGGRVVVSENLSGTLPEAAGFARKAAGALMLPISRTPRDYFILWRRPLPQVVTWAGNPEKVLIEEEKGLRISPRKSFAAWQETVANRSADFSDSEIRLAESLRVALLEVVLKMTDEVAVERKKAQEKHELLIAELNHRVRNILNLIRGLVNQSSRETRDGKELAELIGGRIGALASAHDNITRENWSPASLTGLIENEAEAYLGAKRSRFSVVGEDMYVTPEAYTVIALVIHEMTTNSAKYGSLSDGTGTLTVTLTRNAAAGLEIEWREAGGPEVREPKRQGFGSTIIHRSIPHELNGEADITYDPAGVVARFVIPATHLREVPDDAPDRTGAAPTVEPGSVVQEASQDTPGDVLLVEDSLIIALDVEGLLGDLGVAKVRVASSVDQALAMLDEKKPDWAILDFNLGETTSEPVAEKLAASGVPFVLATGYGEMADRYGETGASGVLQKPYGKDELEKALADYRP, from the coding sequence ATGATCCAGCGCTATCCAAAGGTCGACCTGACCAATTGCGACCGCGAGCCCATTCACCTCATCGGCTGCATCCAGCCCTTCGGCGCCCTGCTGGCCTTTGCCGATGACTGGACCGTCAGCAATGCGAGCGCGAATGCCGGTGAAATGCTGGGCAAGGATGGCCCGGTCGCTCTCGGCACACCGCTTCGACAGGTCATGACAGAAGAGGTCTTCGCCCGGCTGCGCACAATGTCCGCCTCGATTTCGGGCGATATCGTGGAGCGGATTTTCGGTGTCGACCTGACGGGCAATGGAAAGCTGTTCGATGTCGCGGTGCATGACAGCGCATCCACCATCGTCGTCGAGTTCGAACCGCATTCCGATAACGACGTTTCCGGCCCGTCATCCCTGCGCCCGCTGCTTTCCCGCTTCGAGAAGAAGGCGAAATTGCAGGACCTGCTGGAGGAAGGCACGCGCCAGGTGCGCGACATCCTCGGCTATGACCGCGTCATGCTCTACCGCTTCCATCCCGACGGCAGCGGCGAAGTGGTCGCGGAGGAGCGGCATTCCCAGGTCGATTCGTTCCTCGGGCTGCGATACCCCACCTCCGACATTCCGCAGCAGGCCCGCGCCCTGATGGTGCGCAACCGGTTCCGCGTCATCGCCGACATGGAAGCGGAAGAGGTTCCCGTCCTGCCCGAACGGTCGGTCGACGGAGCCGTGCTGGACCTGTCGATGAGCGTGCTGCGCGCGCATTCGAAAATGCATGTCGAATACATGCGCAACATGAACGTCCGCGCTTCGCTCACGATCTCACTGGTGATCGACGGGCAACTGTGGGGCATGTTCTCGTGCCACCACATGACGCCGCGCCTGCCGGGTTTCGACCAGCGTACGATGGCGGAACTATTTTCCGAACTGTTCTCGCTATCGGTCGAGCGGCTGCTCAATGCCGAGGCGCGCGGGGTCCAGACGCTGGGTGACGATTTGCGCCAGCGCCTGCTGCGCAGCGTCGCCGATGGCGGCAATCTGAGCGAACAGCTGTTCGCCCTGCGGCAGCCGATCAACAAGGCCATCCCGCATGACGGCATAGCCTATTTCGTGGACGGCGAATACCGGCTGGAAGGCTATGGCCCGAACGAGGAAGAGTTTCGCGCAATCCTGCCCGCGCTCAATGCCAGCAATGGCGGCCGCGTGGTGGTGAGCGAGAACCTGTCCGGCACGTTGCCCGAAGCGGCCGGATTCGCCCGCAAGGCCGCCGGCGCATTGATGCTGCCCATTTCGCGCACGCCGCGCGATTACTTCATCCTCTGGCGGCGCCCCCTGCCGCAGGTCGTGACCTGGGCGGGCAATCCCGAAAAGGTCCTGATCGAGGAAGAGAAGGGCCTTCGCATCAGCCCGCGCAAGAGCTTTGCCGCGTGGCAGGAAACGGTTGCCAATCGCAGTGCGGATTTCTCCGATTCGGAAATCCGGCTGGCGGAATCGCTGCGCGTCGCCCTGCTCGAAGTCGTGCTCAAAATGACCGACGAGGTCGCGGTCGAACGCAAGAAGGCGCAGGAAAAGCACGAATTGCTGATTGCGGAGCTGAACCACCGCGTCCGCAACATCCTGAACCTCATTCGCGGACTCGTGAACCAGTCGAGCCGCGAGACGCGCGACGGCAAGGAACTGGCCGAACTGATCGGCGGGCGGATCGGCGCGCTGGCATCGGCCCATGACAACATCACCCGCGAAAACTGGTCCCCGGCATCGCTGACCGGCCTGATCGAGAACGAGGCGGAAGCCTATCTCGGTGCGAAGCGGTCGCGTTTCTCCGTCGTCGGGGAGGACATGTATGTCACGCCCGAGGCCTACACCGTCATTGCGCTGGTCATCCACGAGATGACGACCAATTCGGCGAAATATGGCAGCCTGTCGGACGGGACCGGAACGCTGACCGTCACCCTGACGCGCAATGCAGCCGCCGGCCTCGAAATCGAATGGCGCGAGGCGGGCGGACCGGAAGTCAGGGAACCCAAGAGACAGGGGTTCGGCAGCACGATCATCCACCGCTCCATCCCGCACGAGCTGAATGGCGAAGCGGACATCACCTACGACCCCGCAGGCGTGGTCGCGCGGTTCGTCATCCCTGCGACCCACCTGCGCGAAGTGCCGGATGATGCACCGGACCGCACGGGCGCTGCACCTACGGTCGAGCCGGGCAGCGTCGTCCAGGAGGCTTCACAGGATACTCCGGGCGACGTGCTGCTGGTGGAAGACAGCCTGATCATCGCGCTCGACGTGGAAGGCCTGCTGGGCGACCTCGGCGTCGCCAAGGTCCGCGTTGCGTCGTCCGTCGACCAGGCCCTGGCAATGCTGGACGAGAAAAAGCCCGACTGGGCCATTCTCGACTTCAACCTGGGCGAAACGACCAGCGAACCCGTGGCCGAAAAGCTGGCGGCATCGGGCGTGCCTTTCGTCCTCGCCACCGGTTATGGCGAGATGGCCGACCGATACGGGGAAACCGGCGCCAGCGGCGTGCTGCAGAAGCCTTACGGCAAGGACGAACTGGAGAAGGCTCTCGCCGATTATCGACCTTGA
- a CDS encoding ATP-binding protein — protein sequence MQENRVQDRGWTKKRADRPSNIRAALTALAWGVLFGCLAYASIETSRGSGRIAAVWVPNAFAIAYLLRRKRSLEPMLYACLFAGSIAANLAVGDTLAKALALSSANSIEIFLAVTLVRRLCGPTADMRDIRALIMVALLAGTLAPLASALVATAALFADGAAPVAGFLKWWLTDALGIVILTPCLLVIADSLSRPRWPDVQERRDWLLLTTLGTGATVAVFAQNGYPLLFLVLPVIVLYAFRLGNLGTAFSTIKVSVIATVFTWNGQGPITLIDGGLTEQLIVLQAFIASAFLIGLPVAAVLHGRRQMTEALAARREELDLLTSNISDAILRFDADGICTYVSPSVADVLGAGPEEFLGQKTTDRMHDEARETILAAHERLMSGQSAKERFTYRRLLDDENGSPVFIEADCVVAKNPVTGSHEGILFSARDVTDRVILERQLVRARRHAENAARAKSEFLANMSHEIRTPMNGVLGFAELLRKADLQEEERRYANLIYESGRSMMLLLNDILDISKIEAGQIVITPENVDVSHLLQGCVRLHAAHAQQKDIALSASVEPGLPPEILIDQLRLRQIILNLIGNAVKFTETGRISVTARAAKSELVVAVKDTGIGISRERLDDIFNPFQQADGKTSRKYGGTGLGLSISRQLAELLGGTLSCSSTPGAGSCFTLRVPLVCARERSIARPEDAAPSPEPILRRDARILLAEDHDVNRLLVGAMLERCGLTPDIAVDGAQAVEKVLAARAGGAPYDLVLMDVQMPGMDGYAATRRIRADGIDGAALPIIALTANAFPEDIAASQQAGMQSHLAKPLVFGELLKALHRWLPASADEAGATLSFAPRPSPVAESARERWLERRREAVEAVRALVAQDRMDDRAREDLARIVHKLAGTAGMFGEDELGQHAGALERALKSGEPVAASRQIARQLLQAA from the coding sequence ATGCAGGAAAACCGGGTGCAAGACAGGGGCTGGACCAAAAAAAGAGCGGACCGACCGTCCAATATACGCGCAGCGCTGACCGCGCTGGCATGGGGCGTCCTATTCGGCTGCCTCGCCTATGCCAGTATCGAGACATCGCGCGGCAGCGGGCGGATCGCGGCGGTCTGGGTGCCCAACGCTTTCGCCATCGCATACCTCCTGCGCCGGAAAAGGTCGCTGGAGCCGATGCTCTATGCCTGCCTGTTTGCCGGGAGCATCGCGGCCAACCTGGCAGTGGGCGACACGCTGGCAAAGGCGCTGGCGCTGTCGAGTGCCAATTCGATCGAGATATTCCTGGCGGTGACGCTGGTGCGCCGCCTTTGCGGGCCGACTGCGGATATGCGCGACATCCGCGCACTGATCATGGTCGCCCTGTTGGCGGGAACGCTGGCACCGCTCGCCAGCGCACTGGTCGCGACTGCGGCACTTTTTGCAGACGGCGCCGCGCCTGTGGCCGGGTTCCTGAAATGGTGGCTGACCGATGCGCTGGGCATCGTGATCCTGACCCCCTGCCTGCTGGTCATCGCCGACAGCCTGTCCCGCCCGCGCTGGCCCGATGTTCAGGAGCGGCGCGACTGGCTGCTGCTGACGACGCTGGGCACGGGCGCGACGGTCGCGGTATTTGCGCAGAATGGCTATCCGCTGCTGTTCCTGGTGCTGCCCGTTATCGTGCTCTACGCCTTCAGGCTGGGCAATCTGGGCACCGCGTTCTCGACCATCAAGGTCTCGGTCATCGCCACGGTATTCACCTGGAACGGGCAGGGCCCCATCACGCTGATCGATGGCGGGCTGACCGAGCAGCTGATCGTCCTGCAGGCCTTCATCGCGTCCGCTTTCCTGATCGGCCTGCCGGTGGCCGCCGTGCTGCACGGACGCCGCCAGATGACCGAAGCCCTGGCCGCCCGGCGCGAGGAACTGGACCTGCTGACCAGCAATATCAGCGATGCCATCCTGCGCTTCGATGCGGACGGCATCTGCACCTATGTGTCCCCGTCGGTGGCCGATGTCCTGGGTGCGGGACCGGAGGAGTTCCTCGGCCAAAAGACCACCGACCGGATGCATGACGAGGCGCGCGAGACGATCCTTGCGGCCCACGAGCGGCTGATGTCCGGCCAGTCGGCCAAGGAACGCTTTACCTATCGCCGGCTGCTCGACGACGAGAATGGCAGCCCTGTCTTCATCGAGGCGGATTGCGTGGTCGCGAAGAACCCTGTGACCGGCAGCCACGAGGGCATCCTGTTTTCCGCCCGCGACGTGACCGACCGGGTCATCCTGGAGCGGCAACTGGTTCGCGCGCGCCGCCACGCGGAAAACGCCGCCCGCGCGAAATCGGAATTCCTCGCCAATATGAGCCATGAGATCCGCACTCCCATGAACGGCGTGCTGGGCTTTGCCGAATTGCTGCGCAAGGCGGACCTGCAGGAGGAAGAACGCCGCTATGCGAACCTGATCTACGAGTCCGGGCGGTCGATGATGCTGCTGCTGAACGACATACTCGACATTTCCAAGATCGAGGCCGGCCAGATTGTCATCACGCCGGAGAATGTCGACGTGTCGCACCTGCTGCAGGGCTGTGTCCGGCTGCACGCGGCCCATGCGCAGCAAAAGGATATCGCGCTGTCCGCCTCGGTCGAACCGGGCCTGCCGCCGGAAATCCTGATCGACCAGTTGCGCCTGCGGCAGATCATCCTGAACCTGATCGGCAATGCGGTGAAATTCACGGAAACGGGGCGCATTTCCGTGACCGCGAGGGCGGCGAAAAGCGAACTGGTCGTCGCGGTCAAGGATACCGGCATCGGTATCTCGCGCGAGCGGCTGGACGATATCTTCAACCCGTTCCAGCAGGCGGATGGCAAGACCTCCCGCAAATATGGCGGAACCGGCCTTGGCCTTTCTATTTCGCGCCAACTGGCAGAGTTGCTCGGCGGCACGCTCAGCTGTTCGAGCACGCCAGGCGCAGGCTCCTGCTTCACCTTGCGCGTACCGCTGGTCTGCGCGCGCGAACGCAGCATCGCCCGGCCCGAGGACGCTGCCCCCTCGCCCGAGCCGATCCTGCGCCGGGATGCGCGCATCCTCTTGGCAGAGGATCACGACGTCAATCGCCTGCTCGTGGGCGCCATGCTGGAGCGATGCGGCCTCACCCCGGACATTGCCGTGGACGGCGCGCAGGCGGTCGAGAAGGTGCTGGCGGCCCGGGCCGGGGGCGCGCCTTATGACCTGGTGCTGATGGACGTCCAGATGCCGGGCATGGACGGATACGCCGCAACCCGGCGGATCAGGGCGGACGGGATCGACGGGGCCGCGCTTCCCATCATCGCGCTGACGGCGAATGCCTTTCCCGAGGATATCGCCGCCTCGCAGCAGGCCGGGATGCAGTCGCATCTCGCGAAACCGCTGGTTTTCGGCGAATTGCTGAAAGCCCTGCACCGGTGGCTGCCTGCATCGGCCGACGAGGCAGGGGCCACGCTTTCCTTCGCGCCCCGCCCCTCCCCCGTGGCCGAAAGCGCGCGGGAGAGATGGCTGGAGAGGCGGCGCGAGGCGGTCGAGGCGGTACGCGCGCTGGTGGCGCAGGACCGCATGGACGACCGCGCACGGGAAGACCTGGCGCGCATCGTGCACAAGCTGGCCGGAACGGCAGGGATGTTCGGCGAGGACGAACTGGGGCAGCACGCGGGCGCGCTGGAGCGGGCCCTGAAATCGGGCGAGCCCGTCGCCGCCAGTCGCCAGATCGCCCGGCAATTGCTGCAGGCGGCATGA
- a CDS encoding class I mannose-6-phosphate isomerase, with translation MSARLKTRTVEKVWGRRELPDPFSNPSGNPIGEIWFEPPPELEQLLVKYLFTNEKLSVQCHPGDGNAPPGERGKEECWYVLDAQLGAKLAIGLQQEVSEGHLRAAALDGSIESLLAWHEVAAGDFFYLPAGTIHAIGPGLSLIEVQQNSDITYRLYDYGRPRELHLDAALEVAIRAPYDAGLSRKLPETGDAVLVEGPHFRLERICGAPGTEQCERLAARALIIPLSGEYAVGEEPVLAGACAWTPGMDRVAWPDDGVALVAAPLD, from the coding sequence ATGAGTGCCCGCCTGAAAACGCGCACGGTCGAGAAGGTGTGGGGACGGCGCGAATTGCCGGACCCCTTTTCCAACCCCTCCGGCAACCCGATCGGCGAAATCTGGTTCGAGCCTCCGCCCGAACTGGAGCAGTTGCTGGTCAAGTATCTCTTCACCAACGAGAAACTCTCGGTCCAGTGCCACCCCGGGGACGGCAACGCACCGCCGGGCGAGCGGGGGAAGGAAGAGTGCTGGTACGTACTGGATGCACAGCTGGGCGCGAAACTGGCCATCGGGCTGCAGCAGGAGGTTTCGGAAGGCCATTTGCGAGCCGCCGCGCTCGACGGATCGATCGAGAGCCTGCTGGCATGGCACGAGGTTGCGGCGGGCGATTTCTTCTACCTGCCGGCAGGAACGATCCACGCCATCGGGCCGGGACTGTCGCTGATCGAAGTGCAGCAGAACAGCGACATAACCTACCGCCTGTACGATTACGGCCGCCCGCGCGAGCTGCATCTCGATGCCGCGCTGGAAGTCGCCATCCGCGCACCCTACGATGCGGGGCTGTCTCGCAAATTGCCGGAAACGGGCGATGCCGTGCTGGTAGAAGGCCCGCATTTCCGGCTCGAGCGGATTTGCGGTGCGCCCGGTACCGAGCAATGCGAGCGCCTGGCCGCGCGCGCCCTTATCATCCCGCTTTCGGGGGAATACGCGGTCGGTGAAGAGCCGGTTCTCGCCGGGGCGTGCGCGTGGACGCCGGGAATGGACAGGGTGGCCTGGCCGGATGACGGCGTCGCCCTGGTTGCGGCGCCCCTGGACTGA
- a CDS encoding sugar phosphate nucleotidyltransferase produces the protein MSELIHPVILCGGGGTRLWPMSRPARAKPFLPLLGERTLFQQALDRVSGGGIFAGPTVVAGEAHVGHIREQGGDALSLIVEPCGRNTAPAIALAAARLPVDAVMLVCPSDHHIGDVPAFVTGAQAAAHLAKSGCLVAFGIAPDRPETGYGYLQRGEPMEGGFVLDRFVEKPDRARAEQFLADGRFSWNGGIFAFTAGRFMEELSRHRPDMAVAVRQAVAAGASDGATFRPDAGPFEGIAGESVDYAVMENTDRAAMVPVSMGWSDIGNWQALHEARAAGGADAQGNVADPRHELAFCSNVMAFSDGPRISVVGLDGVIVVVDGDEVLVTSADGAQAVGQLAGAKGK, from the coding sequence ATGAGCGAACTGATCCATCCCGTGATCCTGTGCGGAGGCGGCGGAACGCGCCTGTGGCCGATGAGCCGGCCGGCGCGTGCCAAGCCGTTCCTGCCGCTGCTTGGCGAGCGAACGCTGTTCCAGCAGGCGCTGGACCGGGTGTCCGGTGGAGGCATCTTCGCAGGGCCGACCGTGGTCGCCGGGGAAGCGCATGTCGGCCATATCCGCGAACAGGGCGGCGATGCCCTGTCCCTGATCGTCGAACCGTGCGGCCGAAACACCGCGCCTGCCATTGCCCTGGCCGCAGCCCGGCTCCCCGTTGATGCGGTGATGCTCGTCTGCCCGAGCGACCATCACATCGGCGACGTGCCTGCCTTCGTTACCGGAGCGCAGGCTGCGGCGCATCTCGCGAAGTCCGGATGCCTCGTGGCCTTCGGTATCGCGCCGGACCGCCCCGAAACGGGCTACGGATACCTCCAGCGGGGCGAGCCCATGGAGGGCGGCTTCGTGCTGGACCGCTTCGTGGAGAAGCCGGACCGTGCGCGGGCCGAGCAGTTCCTCGCCGATGGCCGCTTTAGCTGGAATGGCGGAATTTTCGCGTTCACGGCCGGGCGCTTCATGGAGGAATTGTCGCGCCATCGGCCCGACATGGCCGTGGCGGTGCGGCAGGCGGTTGCCGCTGGCGCATCGGACGGCGCGACGTTCCGCCCGGATGCCGGACCGTTCGAGGGGATCGCCGGAGAATCGGTCGATTATGCCGTGATGGAAAACACGGACAGGGCCGCCATGGTGCCGGTGTCGATGGGATGGTCGGATATCGGAAACTGGCAGGCCCTGCACGAAGCGCGGGCGGCAGGCGGTGCGGATGCGCAGGGCAATGTTGCAGACCCGCGGCACGAACTTGCCTTTTGCTCCAACGTGATGGCCTTCAGCGACGGGCCCCGCATCTCGGTCGTCGGACTGGACGGAGTGATTGTGGTCGTCGACGGCGACGAGGTGCTGGTGACCAGCGCCGACGGGGCACAGGCTGTCGGCCAGCTGGCCGGAGCGAAGGGAAAATGA